A DNA window from Trichomycterus rosablanca isolate fTriRos1 chromosome 11, fTriRos1.hap1, whole genome shotgun sequence contains the following coding sequences:
- the ccnl1a gene encoding cyclin-L1a isoform X1 produces the protein METMATTAANSSQNNDGILIGDKIYSEVFLTIDNSLIPEEKLSPTPSMQDGLDLHTETDLRILGCELIQSAGILLRLPQVAMATAQVLFQRFFYSKSFVKHSFEIVAMACINLASKIEEAPRRVRDVINVFHYLRQIRGKKSASPLILDQNYINTKNQVIKAERRVLKELGFCVHVKHPHKIIVMYLQVLECEKNQTLVQTAWNYMNDSLRTNVFVRFQAETIACACISLAARALQIPLPTKPHWYLLFGVTEEEIKDICITTLKLYTRKKPNYDLLEREVEKRKVTLQDAKLKAKGLNPDGTPALSTMGGFSPASKPGSPAVKADEKSPNAQTLKSVKKEPEDRTQGSKSPHNGLRKESKPGRNSRSVSRSRSRTRSRSRSRSPRRHYNSRRSRSGTYSSRSRSRSHSRSPSSPRRHGSHGAPSPLLSHLKAKQQQQQQPRPDDLKLHARHAHKGKRSRSGSKPRDRERERGRERGRERSSSDLSGKKHRHERSGGAGAGHHRDRRERSRSYERSHKSKHHSGSHSGHSRHRR, from the exons ATGGAGACGATGGCGACTACAGCGGCGAACAGCTCACAGAATAACGATGGGATTCTGATCGGGGATAAGATTTACTCTGAGGTCTTCCTCACTATAGATAACTCTCTGATTCCCGAGGAGAAACTCTCTCCCACTCCGTCTATGCAGGATGGCCTGGATCTACACACCGAAACCGACCTGCGCATCCTGGGCTGTGAGCTTATCCAGTCTGCGGGTATTCTTCTCCGCCTACCACAG GTGGCAATGGCGACGGCGCAGGTTCTGTTCCAACGCTTCTTCTACTCCAAGTCGTTTGTGAAGCACAGTTTTGAG ATTGTTGCTATGGCCTGTATCAATCTGGCCTCAAAGATCGAAGAAGCGCCACGTCGAGTGAGGGACGTCATCAACGTCTTTCACTATTTAAGGCAGATCAGAGGCAAAAA GAGCGCAAGCCCATTGATACTTGATCAGAACTACATAAACACGAAAAACCAGGTCATCAAAGCCGAGCGGCGCGTGCTGAAGGAGTTGGGTTTTTGTGTCCACGTCAAGCATCCACACAAG ATCATCGTCATGTACCTGCAGGTCCTCGAGTGTGAGAAGAATCAAACGCTGGTCCAGACAGCATG GAACTACATGAACGACAGCCTGAGAACCAACGTGTTCGTGAGATTCCAAGCCGAAACCATCGCCTGCGCTTGCATTTCCCTCGCCGCCCGAGCCTTACAG ATTCCTCTACCAACCAAGCCTCACTGGTATCTCCTCTTTGGTGTCACTGAGGAAGAGATAAAGGACATCTGTATCACCACTCTGAAGCTGTACACGAGGAAGAAG CCCAACTATGATTTGCTGGAGCGGGAGGTGGAGAAGAGGAAGGTGACTCTGCAGGATGCGAAACTGAAGGCCAAGGGGCTGAACCCTGATGGAACGCCTGCTCTCTCTACAATGGGTGGCTTTTCTCCTGCATCTAAACCAG GTTCTCCTGCGGTCAAAGCAGACGAGAAGTCTCCAAACGCTCAGACGCTCAAATCGGTGAAGAAGGAACCCGAAGATCGTACGCAGGGCTCGAAGAGTCCTCATAACGG CCTCAGAAAGGAGAGTAAACCGGGTCGGAACAGCAGGAGCGTAAGCCGCTCCCGCTCCAGAACACGGTCCAGGTCCAGGTCCCGCTCTCCCAGGCGACA CTACAACAGCCGACGCAGCCGCTCGGGGACCTACAGCTCGCGGTCGCGCAGCCGCTCTCACAGCCGCAGCCCGTCGTCGCCGCGGCGGCACGGCAGCCACGGCGCCCCGTCTCCGCTCCTCTCCCACCTGAAGGccaagcagcagcagcagcagcagccgcGCCCCGACGACCTGAAGCTCCACGCCCGGCACGCGCACAAGGGAAAGCGCTCGCGCTCCGGGAGCAAGCCGCGGGACCGAGAGAGGGAGCGGGGGCGCGAGAGGGGGCGCGAGCGTTCCTCCTCCGACCTGTCGGGCAAGAAACACCGGCACGAGCGGAGCGGCGGCGCCGGCGCCGGCCATCACAGAGACAGACGGGAGAGGTCACGCTCGTACGAGCGCTCTCACAAGAGCAAACACCACAGCGGCAGCCACTCGGGTCACAGCCGCCACCGCCGCTGA
- the ccnl1a gene encoding cyclin-L1a isoform X2 yields the protein METMATTAANSSQNNDGILIGDKIYSEVFLTIDNSLIPEEKLSPTPSMQDGLDLHTETDLRILGCELIQSAGILLRLPQVAMATAQVLFQRFFYSKSFVKHSFEIVAMACINLASKIEEAPRRVRDVINVFHYLRQIRGKKSASPLILDQNYINTKNQVIKAERRVLKELGFCVHVKHPHKIIVMYLQVLECEKNQTLVQTAWARPECRDLCDCM from the exons ATGGAGACGATGGCGACTACAGCGGCGAACAGCTCACAGAATAACGATGGGATTCTGATCGGGGATAAGATTTACTCTGAGGTCTTCCTCACTATAGATAACTCTCTGATTCCCGAGGAGAAACTCTCTCCCACTCCGTCTATGCAGGATGGCCTGGATCTACACACCGAAACCGACCTGCGCATCCTGGGCTGTGAGCTTATCCAGTCTGCGGGTATTCTTCTCCGCCTACCACAG GTGGCAATGGCGACGGCGCAGGTTCTGTTCCAACGCTTCTTCTACTCCAAGTCGTTTGTGAAGCACAGTTTTGAG ATTGTTGCTATGGCCTGTATCAATCTGGCCTCAAAGATCGAAGAAGCGCCACGTCGAGTGAGGGACGTCATCAACGTCTTTCACTATTTAAGGCAGATCAGAGGCAAAAA GAGCGCAAGCCCATTGATACTTGATCAGAACTACATAAACACGAAAAACCAGGTCATCAAAGCCGAGCGGCGCGTGCTGAAGGAGTTGGGTTTTTGTGTCCACGTCAAGCATCCACACAAG ATCATCGTCATGTACCTGCAGGTCCTCGAGTGTGAGAAGAATCAAACGCTGGTCCAGACAGCATG GGCTCGTCCTGAATGCAGGGATCTTTGTGACTGTATGTAG
- the ankrd67 gene encoding ankyrin repeat domain-containing protein, translated as MAYAGPELQWKWIELHDSVALRPVEKKIHAGTASGARPKLWRLHSRPRARYTRLDERRLHYAAWDGSLERVRDLLEYGVPANCPDPHGLTAGHHAAFRGHLKLLSFLLHSGQLDVNCSDFFGCTPLHRSCMEGHTDATEYLLQKGASHEVRSSSGQTPLHLAAAGGHLSTARVLMQHLAAPDVQDSRRWTPLHWAVFGGWGDVAELLLDNGADVEEPSGAVVTPLQLAVMVGNEAAVRLLLQRGADANLRGPNGQTALHLCACSAKKKILQHLLEAGANVGIRNRDQAAPLHLAALGSSRAVLHLLILNGAVLEDRDSLHMTPLHYTTLRDNAEATKLLLHYGAEVNASESLGRTALHLSAERGHCKVLSVLLERGADSSIRTKWRETAEDVARTHEQFGSLQLLQEHNKTLGHDGI; from the exons ATGGCGTATGCTGGACCTGAGCTGCAGTGGAAGTGGATCGAGCTGCATGATTCAGTAGCGTTACGTCCTGTAGAGAAGAAGATCCACGCCGGGACCGCCTCTGGTGCCAGACCGAAGCTCTGGAGGCTTCACAGTCGTCCCCGAGCTCGGTACACCAGACTGGACGAGCGCAGGCTGCACTACGCTGCGTGGGACGGCAGCCTCGAGCGAGTGAGGGACCTGCTGGAGTACGGTGTGCCCGCTAACTGCCC GGACCCTCACGGCTTGACGGCGGGTCACCATGCTGCCTTCAGAGGGCATCTTAAATTACTCAGCTTTCTGCTGCACAGTGGGCAGCTGGACGTGAACTGCTCGGACTTTTTCGGCTGCACCCCCCTGCACCGTTCCTGCATGGAGGGCCATACAGACGCCACCGAGTATCTCCTTCAGAAAGGAGCATCCCACGAGGTGCGCTCGAGCTCGGGCCAGACGCCCCTGCACCTGGCGGCGGCCGGCGGGCACCTGAGCACAGCGCGCGTGCTGATGCAGCACCTGGCCGCGCCCGATGTGCAGGACTCGCGCAGGTGGACGCCGCTGCATTGGGCCGTTTTCGGAGGTTGGGGCGACGTGGCCGAACTGCTCCTGGACAACGGGGCTGATGTGGAAGAGCCGAGTGGGGCGGTCGTGACTCCCCTGCAGCTGGCCGTGATGGTGGGTAATGAGGCGGCTGTAAGGCTCCTGCTTCAACGTGGTGCCGATGCCAACCTCAGGGGGCCCAACGGGCAAACTGCACTGCACCTCTGCGCCTGCTCTGCTAAAAAAAAG ATACTGCAGCACTTGTTGGAAGCCGGGGCGAACGTGGGCATCAGGAACAGGGATCAGGCCGCTCCTCTGCATCTGGCGGCCCTTGGCAGTTCCAGAGCGGTCCTTCACCTGCTCATCCTGAATGGAGCCGTTCTTGAGGACAGGGACAGCCTTCACATGACCCCGCTGCATTACACCACGCTGAGGGACAACGCCGAAGCCACGAAGCTCCTGCTGCACTACGGGGCGGAGGTGAACGCCTCGGAAAGCCTGGGGAGGACTGCGTTGCATCTCTCTGCAGAAAGAGGGCACTGCAAG GTCCTGAGTGTTTTACTGGAGAGAGGTGCAGATTCCTCCATCAGGACCAAGTGGAGGGAGACAGCCGAGGACGTGGCTCGAACTCATGAGCAGTTTGGGTCACTTCAGCTGCTCCAGGAACACAATAAAACTTTAGGTCATGATGGTATCTAG